A DNA window from Candidatus Bathyarchaeota archaeon contains the following coding sequences:
- a CDS encoding Lrp/AsnC family transcriptional regulator translates to MNKYFVLLKTNPTRTKDITQKLRKLPEQPYHGVRLYYTMNCFGNWDLAIWFEAENQDYAHDFVNDKIRPIPGVLEAHTVPTTPIKEYINWK, encoded by the coding sequence ATGAACAAATATTTCGTTTTGCTGAAAACGAATCCAACGAGAACCAAAGACATCACACAGAAGCTGAGAAAACTTCCAGAGCAACCCTACCATGGAGTCAGGCTGTACTACACCATGAACTGTTTCGGAAACTGGGACCTAGCAATATGGTTTGAAGCTGAAAACCAAGACTACGCCCACGATTTCGTAAATGACAAAATACGCCCAATCCCAGGCGTTCTCGAAGCACATACGGTGCCAACAACCCCAATAAAAGAATACATCAACTGGAAATAG
- a CDS encoding peptidase, with the protein MKTDMIFSISEELLKAIFEGARRLYPRETILLLRGEKKKNLIMVSELVVPPLATYGRSFANIPLHMLPMDFSIVGTVHSHPSGNLTPSTADLNHFFGSALMIVGFPFAEKRNTAVYNRNGEKLTLQITKA; encoded by the coding sequence GTGAAAACTGATATGATCTTTTCTATCAGTGAAGAGTTGCTCAAGGCGATTTTTGAAGGCGCAAGAAGGCTTTATCCAAGGGAAACAATTTTGCTTCTTCGAGGCGAAAAGAAGAAGAATTTGATTATGGTTTCCGAGCTTGTTGTTCCTCCACTCGCAACCTATGGGCGAAGTTTCGCCAACATTCCTCTTCACATGTTACCCATGGATTTCTCCATCGTTGGAACTGTACATTCCCATCCATCTGGAAATCTAACACCTTCCACAGCAGACCTCAACCATTTCTTTGGAAGTGCACTCATGATCGTAGGTTTTCCCTTTGCAGAAAAAAGAAACACTGCAGTATACAACCGGAATGGAGAGAAGTTAACATTACAAATAACGAAAGCGTAG
- a CDS encoding VOC family protein: MKGKTGRITRLWLTMIRVSDMDNALRFYNETLGLPIALDARMFNHAEVGPDEPLAKIGLYATGKKSRRKRRTGIVFDTDDIYVLHERLKRQGVRFTLKPTKMPWGGIVADFLDPDNNELEVVQDPEHYKRTHAHQ; the protein is encoded by the coding sequence ATGAAGGGGAAAACTGGTAGAATAACTCGCCTTTGGCTAACCATGATCCGTGTTTCAGATATGGACAACGCCTTGCGTTTCTACAATGAAACTCTTGGCTTGCCCATAGCCCTTGACGCTAGAATGTTTAACCATGCGGAAGTTGGTCCAGATGAGCCGTTGGCTAAGATCGGCTTGTATGCGACTGGTAAGAAATCTAGGAGGAAAAGGCGAACTGGGATAGTTTTCGATACAGACGACATCTATGTACTCCATGAACGGCTCAAAAGGCAAGGGGTTAGATTCACTCTCAAGCCTACCAAGATGCCATGGGGTGGCATAGTTGCTGACTTCTTGGACCCTGATAACAATGAACTTGAGGTCGTTCAAGACCCGGAACACTACAAAAGGACGCATGCACATCAATAA
- a CDS encoding epoxyqueuosine reductase gives MEDPILDLWLHTPSWKNQGKPDRAFEDEILRGVSLRLSLLLERKGYWAEPAPYEPGLYLKEAGALAGLGVIGRNNLLITKEYGPRIRLRAINTSASLKPDPIIESHSYCGECNACVDACPAHAFDTGKYDKEACLSYCENNLMEVSKYSALWCMECSDVCLIGGSRARLSNPSKDGVGRSRI, from the coding sequence ATGGAAGATCCCATTTTGGATCTGTGGCTTCACACCCCTTCTTGGAAGAATCAAGGTAAACCAGATCGTGCATTCGAAGATGAAATTCTGCGTGGTGTATCACTACGTCTTTCACTCTTGCTTGAACGAAAAGGGTATTGGGCCGAACCGGCACCTTATGAACCTGGGCTCTATCTAAAAGAGGCAGGGGCTCTCGCAGGTTTAGGCGTTATTGGCAGAAACAATCTCCTTATTACAAAGGAATACGGTCCGCGAATACGCCTACGCGCCATTAATACCAGTGCATCACTGAAACCTGACCCGATTATTGAAAGCCATAGCTACTGCGGCGAATGCAACGCATGTGTTGACGCTTGTCCCGCACACGCATTTGACACTGGGAAATATGATAAAGAGGCTTGCCTTAGCTATTGCGAAAACAACCTAATGGAGGTTTCAAAATACTCTGCGTTATGGTGCATGGAGTGTTCAGACGTCTGTCTCATTGGTGGAAGTAGAGCGCGTTTAAGCAATCCATCAAAGGATGGAGTTGGTCGAAGCCGGATATGA
- a CDS encoding archemetzincin, translating to MRIVVLRVGCVDVEVIRSVQVGLCEVFPRTICDIFERMMVMPRDAYNVVRGQFLSSSILSRIWRYVESSGVDRVLGVTDVDLYVPRLNFVFGEAECPGRAAVISLCRLRSEFYGDLPDSGLLVERSVKEAVHEVGHTLGLVHCHDPLCVMFFSNNIDDTDRKRSVFCERCRGLVVECLKRL from the coding sequence ATGAGAATAGTGGTTTTGCGTGTTGGGTGTGTAGACGTAGAAGTCATAAGAAGCGTTCAAGTTGGTTTGTGTGAGGTTTTCCCTAGAACTATTTGTGATATTTTTGAGCGGATGATGGTGATGCCTCGAGATGCGTATAATGTGGTGAGAGGTCAGTTTCTTTCTAGTAGTATTTTGTCGAGGATCTGGAGGTATGTTGAATCGTCTGGGGTTGATAGAGTTTTGGGGGTGACTGATGTGGATCTTTATGTGCCGCGGTTGAATTTTGTTTTTGGAGAAGCGGAATGTCCTGGAAGAGCTGCGGTAATATCGTTGTGTAGGCTTAGATCTGAGTTTTATGGAGACTTGCCGGATAGTGGGCTTTTGGTTGAGCGTTCTGTTAAGGAGGCTGTTCATGAGGTTGGGCATACGTTGGGGTTAGTGCATTGTCACGATCCGTTGTGTGTTATGTTTTTTTCTAATAACATTGATGATACTGACCGTAAGAGATCTGTTTTTTGTGAAAGGTGTCGCGGTTTGGTTGTAGAATGTTTGAAACGATTGTGA
- a CDS encoding MFS transporter: MTGMRHACCYAMKPNLIRFLTFAAIMSSWIYMSIFAKGLGISDPEIGFIVAAYSLALFLSSFIFGRASDRYGRKLFLVVGLVLSSFTFFLQIFAHNFLGILLTRVLAGFCVGIFPASLIAHVQENKKDLSKFSSFGSMGWTFGLLIAGLIAFYLSIEGVFVFSSLLFIPAFLVASKMRFGEHHSVNVPVLPIKIIKKNLPLYLSVLIRHSGAHMIWTFWPLFLQTLGADLFWVAVIQAINGATQFVFMYTVSQKIGYVSSIAGGLILASVTFFSFTLVANFWQIMPAQVLLGVSWSLLYVGGLRYLMDRNVEKATVSGLFDSALSLSSIIGPLIGALVISFGSYSTTMYLASILAFTGFLSFKFSKRE; this comes from the coding sequence TTGACTGGCATGAGGCATGCATGCTGTTACGCAATGAAACCAAATTTAATTAGATTTCTCACTTTTGCCGCGATCATGTCTTCTTGGATATACATGTCTATTTTTGCTAAGGGCTTGGGAATATCAGATCCGGAGATCGGTTTCATTGTAGCTGCTTATTCTTTGGCTTTATTCTTGTCCTCTTTTATTTTTGGTCGCGCGTCAGACAGGTATGGTAGGAAACTCTTTTTGGTAGTTGGCTTAGTGTTATCCAGTTTCACATTCTTCTTGCAGATATTCGCTCACAATTTCTTAGGTATATTGCTGACTCGCGTTTTAGCCGGTTTTTGTGTAGGCATATTCCCCGCTTCGTTGATTGCACACGTTCAAGAGAACAAAAAGGACCTGTCTAAGTTTTCATCTTTCGGGTCGATGGGTTGGACTTTTGGATTGTTGATTGCAGGTTTGATAGCTTTCTATTTATCCATTGAAGGCGTTTTCGTTTTCAGTTCCTTGCTATTCATCCCTGCATTTCTTGTAGCTTCTAAAATGAGGTTTGGTGAACACCATTCCGTAAATGTACCTGTCTTGCCTATCAAGATCATAAAGAAGAATCTTCCCCTCTATCTATCTGTTCTTATTCGTCACAGTGGAGCGCATATGATATGGACTTTCTGGCCTCTTTTTCTGCAAACACTCGGTGCTGACCTGTTCTGGGTTGCTGTCATTCAAGCTATTAACGGTGCAACACAGTTTGTCTTTATGTATACGGTGAGCCAAAAAATTGGATATGTCTCTTCGATTGCTGGAGGTCTTATACTAGCAAGTGTCACTTTCTTTTCTTTTACTCTAGTAGCGAATTTCTGGCAAATAATGCCAGCACAGGTTCTTCTGGGGGTTTCCTGGTCGCTCCTGTATGTAGGTGGATTAAGGTATCTAATGGACAGAAATGTTGAAAAAGCAACAGTCAGCGGTTTGTTCGATTCTGCTTTAAGCCTGTCATCTATAATAGGGCCTCTCATTGGAGCTCTTGTAATATCATTCGGTAGCTACAGCACAACAATGTATCTTGCTTCAATACTAGCCTTCACGGGCTTTCTTTCGTTCAAATTCTCAAAACGAGAATAA
- a CDS encoding 4Fe-4S dicluster domain-containing protein, with amino-acid sequence MSRNDQVWIKRNYENCSGCRRCEIACALYHEGKIWPEASRIRVFMLVPGVEIPHLCFQCDDYPCVEACPTEALSVNSQTRAVNVDASKCTACGLCIKACPGNVPHLHPEGNYIVICDLCDGKPKCVKACQEGRWNTLMPVPREKEVSYKTLAKTPKELTHEVAKQILGEETAKEVID; translated from the coding sequence ATGAGCCGAAACGACCAAGTTTGGATTAAGCGAAACTATGAGAATTGTAGCGGATGTAGAAGATGCGAAATTGCCTGTGCGCTCTATCATGAAGGGAAAATTTGGCCTGAAGCTTCAAGAATAAGGGTCTTCATGCTTGTTCCAGGAGTTGAGATTCCACATTTATGCTTTCAATGCGATGATTACCCATGTGTTGAAGCATGCCCAACAGAGGCCCTATCCGTAAACAGTCAAACTAGGGCCGTAAACGTAGACGCTTCAAAGTGTACTGCATGCGGTCTATGCATAAAGGCTTGCCCGGGAAATGTTCCACACCTCCATCCAGAAGGAAACTACATTGTTATCTGCGACTTATGTGATGGAAAGCCAAAATGCGTCAAAGCATGCCAAGAAGGCCGATGGAACACTTTAATGCCCGTTCCAAGAGAAAAAGAAGTCTCCTATAAGACCTTAGCCAAAACACCCAAAGAACTCACACATGAAGTTGCCAAGCAAATTCTTGGAGAAGAAACCGCAAAAGAGGTTATAGACTGA
- a CDS encoding isoprenylcysteine carboxylmethyltransferase family protein has product MYIWFFVCATCMFIAIILHFKSVEHVKLQKKYGKERGARIGEVLGAVSGTMEFVFLVGLWISPQPKFTIPIFSNLTFPVAGILIPFLNLVVSLSLIIPGAWIAIWAVRATGLKVAETHGAPRKLETTGAYSIVRHPQYFGWILAHIGISILFSVSYSMLFTPILLALIYLISKKEEEELIKEFGNEYEDYKKNVPMLMPRL; this is encoded by the coding sequence ATGTACATTTGGTTTTTTGTCTGTGCAACATGTATGTTCATAGCAATAATCCTTCATTTTAAATCAGTCGAACATGTCAAACTTCAGAAGAAGTACGGCAAGGAAAGAGGTGCCAGAATCGGCGAAGTCTTAGGTGCAGTTTCAGGGACAATGGAGTTCGTATTTTTGGTAGGGTTGTGGATTTCACCTCAGCCAAAGTTCACTATTCCCATTTTTTCGAATTTAACTTTTCCAGTTGCTGGCATTTTGATCCCCTTTCTTAATTTGGTGGTCTCTTTATCCCTGATAATACCGGGAGCTTGGATCGCCATTTGGGCTGTGAGAGCAACCGGATTAAAGGTAGCTGAAACTCATGGTGCACCACGAAAATTGGAAACTACAGGAGCCTATTCGATTGTGAGACATCCTCAATATTTTGGATGGATTTTAGCGCACATTGGAATATCAATCCTATTTTCTGTTTCGTATTCTATGCTTTTCACTCCGATTCTGTTGGCACTCATTTATCTAATCTCAAAAAAGGAAGAAGAGGAATTAATCAAAGAATTCGGCAACGAATATGAAGACTATAAGAAAAACGTGCCGATGTTAATGCCGCGACTATGA
- the arsB gene encoding ACR3 family arsenite efflux transporter: protein MVEDSRKLGIFEKYLAAWVVLCILLGLFLAQYFPVLSITINNMQIAGISIPIGICLFLMMYPALLNVQLDELKKLFHNPKPIILTLVSNWVLAPLVTAFLAYYFLAGQNQLIVSLILLGSSPCTAMVLVWGVLAEGNQEQNIINTSLNTITILFLYAPVVSLLTGIQNIPIDRIALVITVFVFIGIPLVLGYFSKKYITGRKGEDWFRNIYRPAVGKIAILALLTTLVVLFSLNGNVLIQHPEEMILVSIPLLLGFIIVVGFNLFVTKFAGLRYEEAIISVIIGSSSHFEIAIATAISLYGLGSQAALGTTMGLFWEVPIMLSLVYLGKTLNHKGFWKK, encoded by the coding sequence TTGGTTGAAGATAGCCGTAAGCTTGGTATCTTTGAAAAGTATCTAGCAGCATGGGTTGTTCTATGCATACTGTTGGGACTATTTCTAGCACAATATTTCCCAGTTCTCAGCATCACGATCAACAACATGCAGATCGCAGGAATATCAATCCCTATCGGTATATGCCTGTTCTTAATGATGTATCCAGCTCTTCTAAATGTGCAGTTGGACGAATTGAAGAAACTATTCCACAATCCTAAGCCAATTATCCTTACACTTGTTTCGAATTGGGTTTTGGCTCCATTGGTAACTGCATTTCTGGCCTATTATTTCTTGGCTGGACAGAATCAACTAATTGTATCCCTAATACTATTGGGCTCAAGTCCGTGTACAGCCATGGTTTTGGTGTGGGGAGTTCTCGCAGAGGGAAACCAAGAACAGAACATCATCAATACCAGCCTGAACACGATCACAATCTTGTTCCTGTATGCCCCAGTGGTCTCTCTATTGACTGGTATCCAGAATATTCCGATTGACAGGATAGCCCTTGTCATAACCGTGTTTGTTTTTATCGGGATTCCATTGGTTTTAGGTTATTTCTCAAAGAAGTACATCACTGGTAGAAAGGGGGAGGATTGGTTCCGTAACATCTATAGACCAGCAGTGGGGAAAATAGCGATACTTGCTCTCTTGACCACACTAGTTGTATTATTTTCGTTGAATGGAAATGTGCTAATACAACATCCCGAGGAAATGATACTCGTTTCTATCCCGTTATTGTTAGGTTTCATCATAGTTGTCGGATTCAACCTATTCGTCACTAAATTTGCGGGTCTCAGATACGAAGAAGCAATAATATCCGTGATAATAGGTTCTTCCAGCCACTTTGAAATCGCAATTGCGACCGCTATCAGCCTTTATGGATTAGGCTCACAAGCTGCACTAGGAACAACAATGGGCTTGTTCTGGGAGGTACCAATCATGCTTAGCCTAGTATATCTAGGCAAAACACTGAACCATAAAGGATTTTGGAAAAAATGA
- a CDS encoding ArsR family transcriptional regulator: MVLEQKPKISKRLERLVRSGICPAEDVSKYASELRQLVHEITDENTVKTQSRLFKALADTTRLKIMMLLGIREMCVCEIMVALDLTQPTASHHLGILEAVDLVEDKHEGKWVFYSLGDKRFTNLMRVFMEK; this comes from the coding sequence ATGGTTCTCGAACAAAAACCAAAGATAAGCAAAAGACTTGAGCGTTTGGTAAGGTCTGGAATCTGTCCTGCTGAAGATGTCTCAAAATACGCTTCAGAGCTTAGACAACTCGTTCATGAAATAACAGATGAGAATACGGTGAAAACGCAAAGTCGATTGTTCAAAGCACTGGCTGACACAACAAGACTTAAAATTATGATGCTTCTAGGCATCCGCGAAATGTGCGTATGCGAGATTATGGTTGCATTAGATTTGACTCAGCCTACAGCCTCACACCATTTAGGGATACTAGAAGCAGTGGATCTGGTAGAGGACAAGCATGAAGGGAAATGGGTCTTTTATAGCTTAGGAGACAAGCGTTTTACGAATCTCATGAGAGTGTTCATGGAAAAATAG
- a CDS encoding aldehyde ferredoxin oxidoreductase: MRGYAGKFLEIDLSNRNIKETKFPDEVLRDYIGGRGLATKVLWDRLGREWETVDPLGPENILLVLTGPFTGYFPGTKVCVSGKSPQSNGVIGSTVAGEFGIDLKCAGYDGLIITGKAEKPCYVFICDNQVEIKDASPIWGKKARETLRFLVRKSIEEIKDARPNYGEVKEPSILYIGPAGENKTRVAAVVAKYAHGAGYGGYGGVMGAKNLKAIVAKGFGPVPDVYDKEKTLSLAKGFSELNFEMERFRRWGTGGGGYFFGAETSSEPIRNWQNEWHNKESYKGEEFDKYWVKKNWGDFGCPTTCLKLAVLKTGRFKGAICDNPDYELEAYLGTNLGIFTPEENIYLSYVSNELGLCGIQGGAVLGLAAELYEKEILTKEDLDGIEPEWANVEAFTTLAEKVAFRQGIGDILAEGVYRAALKLGEMKGVDLLKYAVHEKGVAIGAHGVRSGKDFIAKNIAYACSVQGGDHTSTASLPLDQGSGELSTIMADSAVFCVFAAFGIEDIKMFNFYEAVTGWKLTKKEWYNEKALRILHLQRAMLLLGGPDVKWKPKADDDNPPRFWEPLPSGPYKGKTLDRKMFEESRLEYFRAAGWNENGVPKPETLRRLGLEDVEAKLKEVSLIK; this comes from the coding sequence ATGAGAGGCTACGCCGGAAAATTCTTGGAAATAGACCTTTCCAACAGAAACATCAAAGAAACGAAGTTTCCAGACGAAGTTCTAAGAGATTATATCGGCGGAAGAGGCTTAGCCACAAAGGTACTATGGGATAGACTTGGCAGAGAATGGGAAACAGTAGATCCACTCGGCCCAGAAAACATTCTACTCGTACTTACAGGCCCGTTCACGGGATATTTCCCAGGAACAAAGGTTTGTGTTTCTGGAAAGTCGCCTCAAAGCAATGGTGTAATAGGCTCAACAGTTGCAGGCGAGTTTGGAATAGACTTGAAATGCGCAGGTTATGACGGTTTAATAATAACTGGAAAAGCAGAAAAGCCATGCTACGTATTCATATGCGACAACCAAGTCGAAATTAAAGACGCCTCACCTATCTGGGGCAAAAAAGCAAGGGAAACCCTACGTTTTCTAGTCAGAAAATCAATCGAGGAAATTAAAGATGCTCGGCCAAACTATGGAGAAGTAAAGGAACCCTCAATTCTCTATATTGGGCCAGCCGGAGAAAATAAAACTAGGGTTGCAGCTGTCGTCGCCAAGTATGCACACGGAGCGGGTTACGGCGGATACGGTGGAGTAATGGGAGCTAAAAACCTGAAAGCAATAGTCGCAAAGGGATTTGGCCCAGTACCAGACGTATATGATAAGGAAAAAACGCTGAGTTTAGCCAAAGGATTTTCTGAATTGAATTTTGAAATGGAAAGGTTTAGACGCTGGGGAACTGGAGGAGGCGGCTACTTCTTTGGAGCCGAAACAAGTTCTGAACCTATCAGAAACTGGCAGAATGAATGGCATAACAAGGAAAGTTACAAGGGAGAAGAATTTGACAAATACTGGGTTAAGAAAAACTGGGGAGACTTTGGCTGTCCAACAACGTGCCTAAAGCTTGCAGTGCTGAAAACTGGAAGGTTTAAGGGAGCAATATGCGACAATCCAGACTACGAACTTGAAGCCTATTTGGGAACAAACCTCGGAATATTCACCCCTGAAGAGAACATCTACCTATCTTATGTTAGTAACGAGCTTGGCTTATGTGGAATTCAAGGTGGAGCAGTCCTAGGACTCGCAGCAGAACTCTACGAGAAGGAAATACTAACAAAAGAAGATCTAGATGGAATAGAACCTGAATGGGCGAATGTCGAAGCCTTCACAACCCTAGCTGAGAAAGTAGCCTTTAGGCAGGGAATCGGGGATATTCTAGCCGAGGGAGTATATCGGGCCGCCTTAAAGCTTGGAGAAATGAAAGGTGTCGATCTGCTTAAGTATGCTGTTCACGAGAAGGGCGTAGCCATAGGAGCACATGGGGTTAGAAGCGGAAAAGACTTCATTGCAAAAAACATTGCCTACGCGTGCTCAGTCCAAGGCGGAGACCACACATCGACGGCTTCTCTCCCGCTTGACCAAGGAAGTGGCGAACTATCCACAATAATGGCTGACTCAGCTGTCTTCTGCGTCTTCGCCGCATTCGGAATTGAAGACATAAAAATGTTCAACTTTTACGAGGCAGTAACAGGATGGAAACTAACAAAAAAGGAATGGTATAATGAAAAGGCCCTAAGAATACTGCACCTGCAAAGAGCCATGCTTCTTTTAGGCGGTCCGGACGTTAAGTGGAAACCTAAAGCGGATGATGATAATCCACCGAGGTTCTGGGAGCCACTGCCCTCAGGACCCTACAAAGGAAAAACATTGGATAGAAAAATGTTTGAGGAGTCAAGGCTTGAATACTTTAGGGCTGCTGGCTGGAACGAGAACGGAGTGCCAAAACCAGAAACGCTAAGGAGACTCGGCCTAGAAGACGTAGAAGCGAAGCTTAAGGAGGTAAGTCTGATAAAGTAG
- a CDS encoding DUF362 domain-containing protein: MEGIDLTSKVAIVKFDENAEARSLKEALRLIGGIDDLNTSKRTIVVKVGVFSHKAENHTSVNVVDAIVNSFDKAPEIFLVESDNYQGRGLERLQVWKQLFTNRVMPFSLSDDANVMDVRLAGQEMKLSHILFKPNIFLDTHILRSFERGSILKNLFGCIPTSKKVKFHKMEIFCPLLADIFETIGGIDLAVTDGTYFWSGAGNLPVHMNTLIVGRDAVAVETVGAVLAGLEPKKMPVIQEFVKRGLGEGNIENIQILGASLESLKEEIITAKKTQKMRTQARALGPQTWGGKSYHALESLIQDGFFKLPNKRTRKDVSKALEARGLSTEGKEQKIANSLSRRVKKGVLKSAKGPDGWVYWTE; encoded by the coding sequence TTGGAAGGAATCGATTTGACTTCAAAGGTAGCCATTGTCAAGTTTGATGAAAATGCAGAAGCGAGATCATTGAAGGAAGCTCTGCGTCTAATTGGTGGAATAGACGATTTGAACACTTCTAAGAGAACAATAGTTGTGAAAGTTGGAGTTTTTAGTCATAAAGCGGAAAACCATACATCGGTTAATGTGGTTGACGCTATTGTTAATAGCTTTGATAAAGCGCCAGAGATTTTTCTGGTCGAATCAGATAATTACCAAGGTAGGGGTTTGGAGAGACTTCAAGTTTGGAAGCAACTTTTCACTAATAGAGTGATGCCATTTAGCCTTTCAGACGACGCGAATGTTATGGACGTAAGGCTTGCTGGCCAAGAAATGAAGTTGTCACATATACTCTTCAAGCCCAACATCTTCCTTGACACGCACATTCTACGTTCTTTCGAGAGAGGAAGTATTCTGAAAAACCTTTTCGGATGTATTCCAACATCAAAGAAAGTTAAGTTTCATAAGATGGAGATCTTTTGCCCACTTCTCGCTGACATTTTTGAGACAATAGGCGGAATAGATCTTGCAGTGACGGATGGCACTTACTTTTGGAGTGGAGCAGGCAACTTGCCCGTGCACATGAATACTCTCATAGTGGGTAGAGATGCCGTTGCTGTAGAGACGGTTGGAGCTGTACTTGCTGGATTAGAGCCTAAGAAGATGCCTGTTATACAAGAGTTCGTGAAAAGAGGTCTCGGAGAAGGTAATATAGAAAATATCCAGATCTTGGGGGCTTCTCTTGAAAGTCTCAAAGAGGAAATCATAACCGCTAAAAAGACTCAAAAGATGCGCACCCAAGCCCGTGCATTAGGACCTCAAACGTGGGGAGGAAAATCTTATCACGCACTTGAAAGCTTAATCCAAGACGGATTCTTCAAACTGCCTAACAAGAGAACAAGAAAAGACGTATCTAAGGCATTAGAAGCTAGAGGTTTATCGACTGAAGGCAAGGAACAAAAAATTGCGAATTCTCTTTCTCGAAGAGTAAAGAAGGGAGTCTTGAAATCAGCCAAGGGTCCAGATGGATGGGTTTACTGGACAGAATAG
- a CDS encoding MBL fold metallo-hydrolase: MKMRFLGGTREIGRAAVAIKTNRTQLLLDYGIMINHEPGFPMHVPPKEVDAVVLTHCHLDHSGAIPIFHVREQKPVYGTPLSFDLTDLLISDLIHLTGYYLPFEYIELRSMMRNCVHLGYREEQSLGDVHFQFLDAGHIPGSAQVLVEANGKRVLCTGDFNTLDTRLLHGADREYGKLDALIIESTYADDVHSDRVALEKEFVEQVTEVVEDGGTVLVPAFSVGRSQEIACLFAAYHFEHSVVMDGMARKVNRIMMNHTMYLRDPQLFMNAMHAVTWSRGWKDRRVAAKRPGAIISPAGMLKGGPAAFYIQKIGKKQRNAVFLVSYQIPGTPGRELLEKGRCVIDGKMRKVKARVGHFDFSSHCGAGELQEVVRGLEGNPVVYVMHGAEGNCERFARWVREETGLEAVAPKAGDSCVV; encoded by the coding sequence TTGAAAATGAGGTTCCTAGGTGGCACAAGAGAAATTGGACGAGCAGCGGTAGCCATTAAGACGAATAGAACTCAGTTGTTGCTGGACTATGGCATCATGATAAATCATGAACCAGGTTTTCCTATGCATGTTCCGCCCAAAGAGGTGGACGCAGTAGTCTTAACGCATTGTCACCTTGATCACTCGGGTGCAATTCCGATTTTTCACGTTAGAGAGCAAAAGCCTGTGTATGGAACACCGTTGTCTTTTGATTTAACTGACCTGCTGATTTCCGATCTTATACATCTGACAGGTTACTACCTTCCTTTTGAATATATTGAGTTACGGTCTATGATGAGAAACTGTGTTCATCTTGGTTATCGAGAAGAACAAAGCTTGGGAGATGTTCACTTCCAATTTTTAGATGCAGGTCACATCCCAGGAAGCGCCCAAGTTTTGGTGGAAGCGAATGGGAAGAGGGTGCTCTGCACTGGTGATTTCAACACTTTAGACACGCGTCTTCTTCATGGCGCGGATAGAGAGTACGGAAAGCTTGATGCGTTGATCATTGAAAGCACGTATGCTGATGATGTGCATTCTGATAGGGTAGCATTAGAAAAGGAATTTGTGGAGCAAGTTACTGAAGTAGTGGAAGATGGGGGAACTGTTCTGGTTCCCGCGTTTAGTGTAGGGCGTTCACAAGAAATTGCTTGTTTGTTTGCGGCTTATCATTTCGAGCACTCTGTTGTGATGGATGGTATGGCTCGTAAGGTTAATCGAATAATGATGAATCATACAATGTATCTGCGTGATCCTCAATTGTTTATGAATGCGATGCACGCTGTTACTTGGAGTAGGGGGTGGAAAGATCGGAGAGTGGCTGCTAAAAGGCCTGGTGCGATTATATCTCCGGCGGGTATGCTGAAGGGTGGACCGGCTGCTTTTTATATACAGAAGATAGGGAAGAAACAGCGTAATGCGGTTTTTCTTGTGAGTTATCAGATTCCTGGGACGCCTGGTCGTGAGTTGCTTGAAAAGGGGAGGTGTGTGATTGATGGGAAGATGCGTAAGGTGAAGGCGCGGGTTGGGCATTTTGATTTTTCTTCTCATTGTGGTGCTGGTGAACTTCAAGAGGTGGTGAGAGGGTTGGAGGGGAATCCGGTTGTGTATGTGATGCATGGGGCTGAAGGTAATTGTGAAAGGTTTGCGAGGTGGGTAAGAGAGGAAACTGGACTTGAGGCTGTTGCGCCGAAGGCTGGGGATTCTTGCGTCGTTTAA